From Cygnus atratus isolate AKBS03 ecotype Queensland, Australia chromosome 1, CAtr_DNAZoo_HiC_assembly, whole genome shotgun sequence, the proteins below share one genomic window:
- the NDUFA5 gene encoding NADH dehydrogenase [ubiquinone] 1 alpha subcomplex subunit 5, whose translation MRPAVPGCAAMSGALRKTTGLVGLAVAENPHERLRILYAKILGVLQNIPKDAAYRKYTEQIVNQRLNLVQTETDVQKLQDKLNSGQIEEVIVQAENELSLSRKMLQWKPWEPLVEEPPSNQWRWPI comes from the exons ATGCGCCCGGCGGTGCCCGGCTGCGCCGCCATGTCGGGGGCGCTGAGGAAG ACCACTGGGCTTGTAGGATTGGCTGTAGCTGAAAATCCTCATGAG CGCCTGCGAATACTGTACGCTAAAATCCTTGGTGTTCTGCAAAACATTCCCAAAGATGCAGCGTATAGGAAATACACTGAGCAGATTGTAAATCAGCGGCTTAATTTGGTGCAAACA GAAACTGATGTGCAGAAACTACAAGACAAACTGAATAGTGGTCAAATAGAAGAAGTCATTGTACAG GCTGAAAATGAGCTTTCCCTgtcaagaaaaatgttacagTGGAAACCATGGGAGCCTCTAGTTGAAGAACCGCCTTCTAACCAGTGGAGATGGCCAATATAA